The following proteins come from a genomic window of Rhodohalobacter sp. 614A:
- the htpX gene encoding protease HtpX gives MKRVLLFLATNLAIIIVASITLSLLGVGSYLNETGTGLNLQALLIFCFVFGMGGSFISLLLSKKMAKWTMGVQIVEKPQNSREEWLVRTIERQAKDAGIGMPEVGIFDAQQANAFATGSNRNKALVAISRGMLQRFDQDEIEAVLGHEIGHVANGDMITLALIQGVVNTFVMFLARVIGFVVDRVVLRNERGLGIGYFLTTIVAEIVLAILASMIVFWFSRRREFRADEAGARFGSRNGMINALQRLKRETEVPNQLPESMQAFGITSGKRSGLKALFMTHPPLEDRIAALENMTD, from the coding sequence ATGAAACGAGTTCTCTTATTTCTTGCCACAAACCTGGCAATCATTATTGTTGCAAGTATTACTCTGTCCCTTTTGGGAGTGGGTTCCTATTTGAATGAAACCGGAACCGGACTTAATCTGCAAGCTCTTCTCATCTTCTGTTTTGTTTTTGGAATGGGCGGATCGTTCATCTCTCTCCTTCTGTCAAAGAAAATGGCAAAATGGACGATGGGCGTTCAGATTGTTGAAAAGCCGCAAAACTCCCGTGAAGAATGGCTGGTTCGAACCATCGAACGACAAGCCAAAGATGCCGGAATTGGCATGCCGGAAGTCGGAATTTTTGATGCCCAACAGGCCAATGCTTTTGCAACAGGATCAAACCGGAATAAAGCATTGGTTGCAATTAGCCGAGGCATGCTACAACGATTTGATCAGGATGAAATTGAAGCGGTACTGGGCCACGAAATCGGCCATGTTGCCAATGGGGATATGATCACACTCGCACTGATACAGGGAGTTGTAAACACTTTTGTGATGTTCCTCGCCCGGGTGATCGGTTTTGTTGTGGATCGCGTTGTATTGCGAAATGAAAGAGGGCTGGGAATTGGATATTTCCTGACAACGATTGTAGCTGAAATTGTTTTGGCAATTCTCGCTTCCATGATTGTCTTCTGGTTCTCACGACGCCGCGAATTTCGGGCTGATGAAGCCGGTGCACGATTTGGAAGCCGTAACGGTATGATTAATGCATTGCAACGACTGAAACGGGAAACGGAAGTACCGAATCAATTGCCGGAATCCATGCAGGCATTTGGAATTACAAGCGGCAAGCGAAGTGGCCTCAAAGCGTTGTTTATGACACACCCTCCCCTGGAAGACCGAATTGCCGCACTTGAAAATATGACAGATTAA
- a CDS encoding M28 family peptidase, with translation MNRFHFGSIFFVVLLIVGCQSSGPATNPEEAAQIITEETLLSHIETLSSDDFEGRATASEGEEKTVDYIISELENLGVEPGMEDGSYVQEFPLLGQIVEPSSASFVIKQNGQVLNDLEFRTDFVAWPANEGEQIDVNDAELLYVGYGIQAPEFDWDDYKDADVEGKVLVFKNSDPSFDENLFSGDARLYYGRWSYKFEKAAEMGALGAIIVHTTPSAGYGWNVVSNSWSGEQFYLKSTEGEAENMPAFDSWLTESVSSELFEAAGQNLSDMLEAADDPDFQPVPLEGITVDVDLEANYSNMSSKNVVGEIAGNDSDLKDEYVVFTAHLDHLGITTPVEGDSINNGALDNAAGVSTLLNLAKAYKEVEPDMRRSALFLFVSAEEMGLLGSKYWANHPTVHPGKISANFNMDGMQVYGPTEDVVLVGYGRNSITPVFEKYAEETGRTVKPDPHPEQGYFYRSDHFSLAKKGIPAIFPNPGQDYIDKPENWGETVDSVDTANYHSVNDEINEYWDPAGLVQDVRLFFRTSFDILNQEEMMEWNEGDEFQATREQMIEEAPEN, from the coding sequence ATGAACAGATTTCATTTTGGCTCCATCTTTTTTGTTGTCTTGCTGATTGTCGGTTGTCAGTCTTCAGGCCCGGCAACAAATCCTGAGGAAGCCGCTCAAATCATTACCGAAGAAACGTTGCTTTCTCATATCGAGACCCTCTCATCCGATGACTTTGAAGGACGCGCCACTGCCTCGGAAGGAGAAGAGAAAACCGTTGATTATATCATCAGCGAACTGGAAAATCTGGGGGTTGAGCCGGGAATGGAGGATGGCTCATATGTTCAGGAATTTCCGCTTCTGGGCCAGATTGTTGAACCTTCTTCGGCTTCGTTTGTCATCAAACAAAACGGCCAGGTTCTGAACGATCTTGAATTCCGTACTGATTTTGTAGCGTGGCCGGCAAATGAAGGAGAACAGATTGACGTGAATGATGCCGAACTGCTCTATGTAGGATATGGAATCCAGGCTCCGGAATTTGACTGGGATGATTATAAAGATGCCGATGTTGAAGGTAAAGTTTTGGTCTTTAAAAATAGTGATCCTTCTTTTGATGAAAACCTCTTTAGCGGCGATGCAAGACTGTACTACGGACGTTGGAGTTACAAATTTGAAAAAGCGGCCGAAATGGGAGCACTTGGTGCCATTATCGTGCATACCACTCCCTCAGCAGGATATGGCTGGAATGTAGTTTCCAATAGTTGGAGCGGCGAGCAGTTTTACCTGAAAAGCACTGAAGGCGAAGCAGAAAACATGCCCGCTTTTGATAGCTGGCTGACCGAATCTGTCAGTTCCGAACTTTTTGAAGCCGCCGGACAAAATTTGAGCGATATGCTTGAAGCTGCTGATGATCCGGATTTCCAACCCGTTCCTCTTGAAGGAATTACGGTAGATGTTGATTTAGAAGCGAATTACAGCAATATGTCTTCCAAAAATGTAGTTGGAGAAATTGCGGGAAATGATTCCGACTTAAAGGATGAATATGTTGTTTTCACCGCTCATCTCGATCACCTGGGAATTACTACGCCGGTTGAGGGCGACTCCATTAATAACGGCGCGCTTGACAATGCCGCCGGTGTGAGCACTCTGCTGAATCTTGCAAAAGCATATAAAGAAGTGGAACCGGACATGCGGCGCAGTGCCCTCTTTCTATTTGTGAGCGCTGAAGAGATGGGATTATTGGGTTCCAAATATTGGGCAAATCATCCGACGGTTCATCCGGGAAAAATTTCCGCTAATTTTAATATGGACGGCATGCAGGTCTATGGCCCAACGGAGGATGTTGTGTTAGTGGGTTACGGACGAAATTCCATCACTCCTGTTTTTGAAAAATATGCTGAAGAAACCGGCCGAACCGTAAAACCTGATCCGCACCCCGAGCAAGGATATTTTTATCGATCTGACCATTTCTCTCTTGCCAAAAAAGGAATTCCGGCTATTTTCCCCAACCCGGGTCAGGATTATATCGACAAACCTGAAAATTGGGGCGAAACCGTCGACAGCGTGGATACTGCTAATTATCATTCCGTGAATGATGAGATCAATGAATATTGGGATCCCGCCGGATTGGTTCAGGATGTGCGCCTTTTCTTCCGAACCAGTTTCGACATTCTCAATCAGGAGGAGATGATGGAATGGAATGAAGGCGACGAGTTTCAGGCCACCCGAGAACAGATGATTGAAGAAGCACCGGAGAATTAA
- a CDS encoding SDR family NAD(P)-dependent oxidoreductase has translation MMKYYQNKTILITGAASGIGKLFAERVSEVTGVRLILWDISAKSLQKMEDELAPKTKVVICELDVTDSGQVEREANHIMGQKIIPDLILNCAGIVSGKLFHQYSYQEIEQTLNVNVTGSMNVVRAFLNEMIHRGTGHIVNLASASGYIGNPRMSVYAASKWAVMGWTESLYLEMKEHQTEVNVTAVVPSYINTGMFEGVKAPLLTPILETDDIVERMLRGIAKRKRTIQAPFMVRFTPFLKGILPASVFDWVAGRIFGVYKTMDSFKGRGK, from the coding sequence ATGATGAAGTATTACCAAAATAAAACCATTCTGATTACCGGCGCAGCAAGCGGAATAGGAAAGCTTTTTGCAGAACGGGTTTCTGAAGTTACAGGCGTTCGATTGATTTTGTGGGATATCAGTGCGAAGTCCCTTCAAAAAATGGAAGATGAGTTAGCACCAAAGACGAAGGTAGTTATTTGTGAACTGGATGTTACGGATTCCGGCCAGGTTGAAAGAGAGGCGAATCATATTATGGGGCAGAAAATCATTCCGGATTTAATTCTGAACTGTGCCGGAATTGTGAGCGGAAAGCTGTTTCATCAATATAGTTATCAGGAAATTGAGCAAACTTTGAATGTGAATGTAACAGGAAGCATGAATGTGGTCAGGGCATTTCTGAATGAAATGATCCATCGGGGAACGGGCCATATTGTAAACCTGGCATCGGCTTCGGGTTATATTGGCAATCCAAGAATGAGTGTGTATGCCGCCAGCAAATGGGCAGTTATGGGGTGGACCGAATCGCTTTACCTGGAGATGAAAGAACATCAAACCGAGGTAAATGTAACAGCGGTTGTACCAAGTTATATCAATACCGGGATGTTTGAAGGCGTGAAGGCACCGCTGCTCACACCTATTCTGGAAACCGATGATATTGTTGAGAGAATGTTGAGAGGAATTGCCAAACGGAAACGAACGATTCAGGCACCGTTTATGGTGAGATTTACGCCTTTTCTGAAAGGTATTTTGCCAGCTTCGGTATTTGACTGGGTAGCAGGAAGAATTTTTGGTGTTTATAAAACGATGGATTCATTCAAGGGAAGAGGAAAGTGA
- the hemB gene encoding porphobilinogen synthase: MSTFEYPYSRGRRLRSSEFVRNMVAENHLSPNDFIAPLFVMEGEGKKEEIPSMPDYYRFTVDLLLKEVEEIQSLGIPSVLLFAKVPDDKKDNEGTEALNPEGLMQQSVRAIKKEFPDLVVMTDVAMDPYSSYGHDGIVRDGKIINDESAELLAKMAVSHAEAGADFVAPSDMMDGRILLMREALEEEGFFNTGIMAYSAKYASSYYGPFRDALDSAPGFGDKKTYQMNPANVIEAVKEAITDQNEGADIAMVKPGLPYLDVVRAVKEAVQIPVSVYNVSGEYAMIKSASANGWLNEEEAMMEALIGFKRAGADLIATYFAKDAARLL, from the coding sequence ATGAGTACTTTTGAATACCCCTATTCCCGCGGACGGCGTCTTCGTTCATCGGAATTTGTTAGAAATATGGTGGCGGAAAACCACCTGTCACCCAACGATTTTATTGCTCCCCTTTTTGTGATGGAAGGTGAAGGCAAAAAAGAAGAAATACCCTCCATGCCGGACTATTACCGGTTTACGGTGGATCTTCTTTTGAAGGAGGTTGAAGAAATTCAATCGCTTGGAATTCCATCCGTTCTTCTGTTTGCCAAAGTTCCTGACGATAAAAAAGACAATGAAGGAACCGAAGCGCTCAATCCTGAGGGATTGATGCAACAATCCGTTCGTGCCATCAAAAAAGAATTTCCGGATTTGGTTGTGATGACAGACGTAGCCATGGATCCATACAGCAGCTATGGCCATGACGGAATTGTTCGCGATGGAAAAATTATAAATGACGAAAGTGCGGAACTGCTTGCCAAAATGGCGGTTAGCCATGCAGAGGCCGGTGCTGATTTTGTGGCTCCCTCGGACATGATGGACGGCCGTATTTTATTGATGAGAGAAGCTCTCGAAGAAGAAGGATTTTTCAATACCGGAATTATGGCATACAGCGCAAAATATGCATCGAGCTATTACGGCCCTTTTCGTGATGCACTGGATTCCGCTCCCGGGTTTGGTGATAAGAAGACATATCAAATGAATCCGGCAAACGTTATTGAAGCTGTAAAAGAAGCCATTACAGACCAAAATGAAGGTGCCGATATCGCAATGGTAAAACCCGGCCTGCCGTATCTTGATGTGGTTCGTGCCGTAAAAGAAGCGGTGCAAATCCCGGTTTCCGTTTATAATGTTTCCGGTGAATACGCGATGATCAAATCGGCGTCGGCAAATGGCTGGCTGAATGAAGAAGAAGCAATGATGGAAGCGCTGATCGGCTTTAAGCGAGCCGGCGCTGACCTGATTGCTACTTACTTCGCCAAAGATGCGGCACGATTGTTGTAG
- a CDS encoding aldehyde dehydrogenase family protein gives MKIEEIITKQKLAFQDGVTRSFEARKSNLEKLRALVSENEDALCNAMNRDFGRPLFESYVTDINTVLQEIDFHLKNLQDWMEPEPVATPMISFPSKSVMYKQPFGAVLVISAWNYPVYLSFMPLIGAISAGNTVVLKPSEMVPETSGLMNVLVQKYFDDEVLCVVEGGVDETTELLHQLFDKIFFTGSTRVGKIVMKAAAEQLIPVLLELGGKSPAIVHHDADIDVSAKRIWWGKTINAGQTCVAPDFVAVHESVHDEFIEKSRKILAEFYRDDYKPGENYAKILNESHFERLQGLLDQSEILFGGITRKENLFIEPTIIKANWDDEIMKEEIFGPLLPVLTYSGSDSLIEMLRNKPSPLALYLFTKDPEFEERIIHEVPFGGGCVNETIQHLGNLNLPFGGVGNSGMGAYHGRHSFDAFSRNQAVMKKAFWPDPEFRYPPYDEKVKTWFKRIFS, from the coding sequence ATGAAAATTGAAGAGATTATTACAAAGCAGAAGTTGGCGTTTCAGGATGGAGTGACCCGAAGCTTTGAAGCACGAAAAAGCAACCTTGAAAAACTTCGGGCTCTTGTTTCCGAAAATGAGGATGCACTTTGCAATGCCATGAACCGCGATTTCGGCCGGCCGCTTTTTGAATCCTATGTTACAGATATCAACACGGTGCTGCAGGAGATCGATTTTCACCTAAAAAATCTACAGGACTGGATGGAACCGGAACCTGTTGCCACCCCCATGATTTCATTTCCCTCAAAAAGTGTGATGTATAAACAGCCTTTTGGAGCGGTCCTTGTGATATCTGCGTGGAACTACCCGGTTTATCTTTCCTTTATGCCGTTGATTGGAGCTATTTCTGCTGGAAATACCGTGGTTCTGAAGCCTTCGGAAATGGTGCCTGAAACCTCGGGATTGATGAATGTACTGGTCCAAAAATATTTTGATGATGAAGTTTTATGCGTTGTTGAGGGAGGCGTGGACGAAACGACAGAACTTCTTCATCAACTATTTGATAAAATCTTTTTTACCGGGAGCACCAGGGTTGGGAAAATTGTGATGAAAGCCGCGGCTGAACAATTGATTCCGGTTTTACTTGAGTTGGGCGGAAAGAGTCCCGCCATAGTTCACCACGATGCCGATATTGATGTTAGCGCAAAACGAATTTGGTGGGGAAAAACCATCAACGCCGGTCAAACATGCGTGGCTCCGGATTTTGTAGCCGTTCATGAATCGGTTCACGATGAGTTCATTGAGAAATCAAGAAAGATATTGGCTGAATTTTATCGAGATGATTACAAGCCGGGCGAGAACTACGCAAAAATCCTGAACGAATCGCATTTTGAGAGATTACAAGGGCTTTTGGATCAAAGCGAGATTTTGTTTGGAGGAATCACTCGAAAAGAGAACCTGTTTATTGAGCCGACCATCATCAAAGCCAATTGGGATGATGAAATAATGAAGGAGGAGATTTTTGGTCCGCTTCTGCCGGTTTTAACGTATTCCGGTTCCGACTCATTGATTGAGATGTTGAGAAATAAACCGTCTCCATTAGCATTGTACTTGTTTACGAAAGATCCGGAATTTGAGGAGAGAATTATTCATGAAGTTCCATTTGGCGGCGGTTGCGTGAACGAGACGATTCAGCATCTCGGAAATTTGAACCTGCCTTTTGGCGGTGTAGGAAACAGCGGCATGGGAGCCTACCACGGCAGGCACAGTTTTGATGCATTTAGCCGAAATCAGGCCGTCATGAAAAAAGCGTTTTGGCCCGATCCGGAATTTCGCTATCCGCCGTATGATGAAAAAGTAAAAACCTGGTTTAAACGGATTTTTTCCTGA
- the hemL gene encoding glutamate-1-semialdehyde 2,1-aminomutase, translating to MLLKSEYLYNRAQQFIPGGVNSPARAFKSVGGVPVFFKKAKGSIITDEDGNEYIDYVGSWGPMILGHAHPAVIKAVQDASFNSTSFGAPTEIEIKMAELVQTMVPNVEKVRMVNSGTEACMSAIRVARGYTGKEKIIKFEGNYHGHGDSFLIKAGSGALTLGKPSSPGVTKGTAKDTLNADYNDLDSVEKLLKKNKDNVAAIIVEPVAGNMGCIPPQPGFLEGLRKLCDDYETVLIFDEVMTGFRLARGGAQERFDVWADLVTFGKIIGGGLPVGAFGGKKEIMDVVAPVGPVYQAGTLSGNPLAMSAGFAQLSTLEKHPELYVELEEKTEYLAKNLREVLSRHEIDFDLNQVGSMTSIYFTNEKVTGFKTANTTNQELFKHFFHEMLKRGVYLPPSPFESWFLATSLTYEMLDKTVNAAESALAVAKSKLK from the coding sequence ATGTTGTTAAAAAGCGAGTACCTTTACAATCGAGCACAACAATTCATTCCTGGTGGTGTCAATTCCCCGGCACGGGCGTTTAAATCAGTCGGTGGCGTTCCGGTTTTTTTCAAGAAGGCGAAGGGATCCATCATCACAGATGAAGACGGTAATGAGTATATCGATTATGTAGGTTCCTGGGGACCGATGATTTTGGGACACGCTCATCCTGCCGTCATCAAGGCCGTTCAGGATGCATCGTTTAATTCTACCTCTTTTGGCGCGCCGACGGAGATTGAAATCAAAATGGCCGAGTTGGTTCAAACCATGGTCCCGAACGTGGAGAAAGTTCGGATGGTAAATTCCGGAACCGAAGCCTGCATGAGTGCCATTCGAGTCGCCCGCGGATACACCGGCAAGGAAAAAATCATCAAGTTTGAAGGAAACTATCACGGCCATGGTGATTCATTTCTCATCAAAGCTGGAAGCGGTGCATTAACTCTCGGCAAACCCAGCAGCCCGGGAGTCACAAAGGGAACGGCTAAAGATACTCTCAACGCTGATTACAATGATTTAGACAGTGTCGAGAAACTTCTCAAAAAGAATAAAGACAATGTAGCTGCAATTATCGTCGAACCAGTTGCAGGAAATATGGGATGCATCCCTCCCCAACCCGGATTTTTGGAAGGATTACGAAAACTTTGCGATGACTACGAAACCGTTCTCATTTTTGATGAAGTGATGACCGGATTTCGACTGGCTCGTGGCGGTGCCCAGGAACGGTTTGATGTGTGGGCGGATCTCGTCACATTCGGTAAAATTATTGGTGGCGGACTTCCCGTTGGTGCTTTCGGCGGAAAAAAAGAGATTATGGATGTTGTGGCTCCGGTCGGTCCTGTGTATCAAGCCGGAACATTATCCGGAAATCCATTAGCAATGAGCGCCGGTTTTGCACAGTTGAGTACGCTGGAAAAACATCCTGAATTGTATGTGGAATTGGAAGAAAAAACCGAATACCTGGCCAAAAATCTTCGGGAAGTTCTAAGCCGGCATGAAATCGATTTTGACCTGAACCAGGTTGGTTCCATGACAAGCATTTATTTCACAAATGAAAAAGTGACCGGGTTCAAAACTGCCAACACGACGAACCAGGAACTCTTCAAACATTTCTTTCATGAAATGCTAAAACGGGGAGTTTACTTGCCGCCTTCACCTTTCGAAAGCTGGTTTCTGGCTACATCACTTACTTATGAAATGCTCGATAAAACGGTGAATGCTGCGGAATCAGCACTTGCTGTGGCAAAGTCAAAACTTAAATAG
- a CDS encoding TorF family putative porin, with amino-acid sequence MKITKLLKSLLLTVIVTVIVASTINLKTAQAQEISPGVDFVSTYVWRGVAYSGPSIQPYVEFSAEGFALGAWGSQGIDGIISDEVNSVGFQEMDLYASYTFDFGLSLGVTDYYYPGGSFFEESGHAFEFNAGLSLGDLSLSGNYIFAGDGSYGDDMYFELGYSAGPADLFIGGGDGWHSSDPDEFAIVNIGIGTSKEIQITDSFSLPLSGAVILNPDTEQFYIVAGISL; translated from the coding sequence ATGAAAATCACAAAACTATTAAAATCTCTGTTACTGACTGTTATTGTTACTGTGATTGTTGCCTCCACCATCAACCTAAAAACTGCCCAGGCCCAAGAAATTTCTCCAGGTGTTGACTTTGTCAGCACGTATGTATGGCGCGGTGTTGCTTACTCGGGACCATCCATACAGCCTTATGTTGAATTTAGTGCCGAAGGTTTTGCACTTGGAGCGTGGGGTTCTCAAGGCATCGATGGTATCATTTCTGATGAAGTTAACAGTGTCGGTTTCCAGGAAATGGATCTGTATGCTTCATACACGTTTGACTTCGGATTGAGTCTCGGTGTAACGGATTATTATTATCCAGGTGGTTCATTTTTTGAAGAATCAGGTCACGCGTTTGAATTTAATGCGGGCTTATCACTTGGCGACCTCTCTCTTTCTGGTAACTATATCTTTGCCGGAGATGGTTCTTACGGAGATGACATGTACTTCGAACTCGGGTATTCAGCCGGACCGGCCGATCTGTTTATCGGCGGTGGTGATGGTTGGCACTCAAGCGATCCCGATGAATTTGCGATCGTAAATATCGGAATCGGCACCTCCAAAGAGATCCAAATTACGGATTCATTTTCTCTCCCACTTAGCGGGGCGGTAATTCTTAATCCGGATACTGAGCAGTTCTATATCGTTGCAGGAATTTCCCTGTAA
- a CDS encoding YhdH/YhfP family quinone oxidoreductase has translation MKSKMYKALVAEEKNGGFVQSVKDLNTKNLPENDVLIQVQYSSLNYKDALSATGHQGVTKKYPFTPGIDAAGIVETSKDDRFKTGDKVIVTSYDLGMNTPGGFGQYISVPADWIVPLPNGLTLKESMMIGTSGLTAAIGIEKILDQHVKQKCGDVLVTGATGAVGSFGVALFSHLGFDVIAATGKMDQADYLKSLGAAKVIHRNEVAEVESKPMLSSKWVAALDTVGGKMLDAVLRQTSHNGVVACCGNVLGHKLQTNIYPFILRGISLMGIDSGIALMPDRVRIWNKLAADWKPDVLKEFFREVPLIHLPKEIKRIQKGEQAGKVLVKLQS, from the coding sequence ATGAAATCAAAAATGTACAAAGCACTTGTTGCTGAAGAGAAGAACGGAGGGTTTGTTCAATCCGTCAAAGATCTGAACACCAAAAATTTGCCGGAAAACGATGTGTTGATCCAGGTTCAGTATTCATCGCTCAATTACAAAGATGCGCTATCTGCAACCGGTCATCAAGGGGTTACAAAAAAATATCCATTTACACCGGGAATTGATGCGGCCGGAATTGTAGAAACAAGCAAGGATGATCGATTCAAAACCGGCGACAAAGTGATTGTTACCAGTTATGATTTGGGAATGAACACGCCGGGCGGATTTGGTCAGTATATTTCGGTTCCGGCTGACTGGATTGTTCCTCTGCCAAATGGATTGACATTGAAAGAAAGTATGATGATCGGTACTTCCGGTTTGACCGCCGCAATTGGCATTGAAAAGATTTTGGATCAGCATGTAAAACAGAAATGTGGTGACGTATTGGTGACGGGTGCGACCGGTGCAGTAGGATCTTTTGGAGTTGCTTTATTTTCTCATTTGGGATTTGATGTAATTGCAGCGACCGGGAAAATGGATCAAGCCGATTATTTAAAAAGTTTGGGAGCTGCTAAAGTGATTCACCGCAATGAAGTTGCAGAAGTCGAATCCAAGCCGATGCTTTCTTCAAAATGGGTAGCGGCGCTGGACACCGTTGGCGGGAAAATGCTGGATGCGGTTTTGAGACAAACATCTCACAATGGAGTGGTAGCTTGCTGCGGAAATGTATTGGGGCATAAATTACAGACCAATATTTACCCCTTTATTCTGAGGGGGATTAGTCTGATGGGAATCGATTCCGGAATTGCTTTGATGCCGGATCGGGTCAGAATTTGGAACAAACTCGCGGCTGATTGGAAACCTGATGTTCTCAAAGAGTTCTTTCGGGAGGTGCCTCTTATTCATCTGCCCAAAGAGATTAAGCGAATTCAAAAAGGCGAGCAGGCAGGTAAGGTATTGGTAAAACTCCAAAGCTGA
- a CDS encoding ChaN family lipoprotein — MKKIFYTIFLLSFAFSASVKAQPDKPAYLLYDKNGDQISYQKLADLSRQNDMIFFGEQHDNAIAHWLQLELIRDLSADSTKSTVIGMEMFEADQQVLIDEYFADQVSQSSFESEARIWNNYKTDYKPILEFAKENSIPLIATNIPRRYASTVYRDGLTALDSLSSSAKDWIAPLPVEVDTTLQSYQAMSQMAGGHGGVNLIYSQAIKDATMAHFILSNLNENNRMIHLNGSYHSNDYEGIVWYIKEKDEEIRVLTINTISADDIQNVDSEQFQSADITVAVPSRMTSTY; from the coding sequence ATGAAAAAAATATTCTACACAATTTTCCTGCTGTCGTTTGCCTTCAGTGCCTCTGTAAAGGCTCAGCCTGACAAGCCCGCCTACCTGCTTTATGATAAGAATGGTGATCAGATTTCTTACCAGAAATTAGCGGATCTTTCTCGTCAAAATGATATGATCTTTTTTGGCGAGCAGCACGATAATGCCATCGCACATTGGCTTCAGCTGGAGCTTATTCGCGACCTTTCAGCCGACAGTACAAAATCCACTGTAATTGGCATGGAGATGTTTGAAGCCGACCAACAGGTTTTGATTGATGAGTATTTTGCTGATCAGGTCAGCCAAAGCAGCTTTGAAAGCGAAGCCCGCATTTGGAATAACTACAAAACGGATTACAAGCCAATTTTGGAATTCGCAAAAGAGAATAGTATTCCCCTGATTGCCACAAACATCCCCCGAAGATATGCTTCTACTGTTTACCGGGATGGCTTAACAGCGCTCGATTCACTAAGCAGTTCTGCAAAAGATTGGATCGCTCCCCTTCCTGTTGAAGTGGATACAACTCTTCAGAGTTATCAAGCCATGTCTCAAATGGCAGGTGGCCACGGCGGTGTGAACCTGATCTATTCCCAAGCGATTAAAGATGCGACAATGGCGCATTTTATTTTGTCCAACCTGAATGAAAACAACCGGATGATTCATCTGAACGGATCGTATCACTCCAATGATTATGAGGGAATTGTGTGGTATATCAAAGAAAAAGATGAAGAGATACGGGTTCTCACAATCAACACAATTTCTGCTGATGATATTCAGAATGTAGATTCAGAACAGTTTCAGTCTGCAGATATCACAGTGGCGGTTCCCTCAAGAATGACCTCAACATATTAA